The Lacrimispora xylanolytica genome has a segment encoding these proteins:
- the rsmI gene encoding 16S rRNA (cytidine(1402)-2'-O)-methyltransferase, which translates to MEGNKGKLYLCATPIGNLDDITLRVLNTLKEVDLIAAEDTRHSIKLLNHFDIKTPMTSYHEYNKVEKARYLVEKMGEGVSIALITDAGTPGISDPGEELVKQCYEAGIEVTSLPGPAACITALTLSGLGTRRFCFEAFLPTDKKEKQWILSELQNETRTIIIYEAPHRLVKTLSELLETLGNRRITICRELTKRYETAFRTTFVEALETYETEDPKGECVIVIEGKSFQEIKEAEIKSFEEMSLEEHMALYEDKGIDRKEAMRMVAKDRGISKREVYQYLIKNEL; encoded by the coding sequence ATGGAAGGAAATAAGGGAAAGTTATATTTGTGTGCAACCCCTATTGGGAATCTTGATGATATCACCCTGAGGGTTTTAAATACATTAAAGGAAGTGGATTTAATTGCTGCGGAGGATACCAGACACAGCATTAAGCTGTTGAACCATTTTGATATTAAGACGCCGATGACCAGCTATCATGAGTACAATAAGGTGGAAAAGGCCAGGTACTTAGTAGAAAAGATGGGAGAAGGGGTATCCATAGCCTTAATTACGGATGCAGGTACTCCTGGAATCTCAGATCCGGGAGAAGAGCTGGTAAAGCAGTGTTATGAGGCAGGAATTGAGGTCACCTCTCTTCCAGGACCTGCGGCCTGTATTACAGCATTAACTCTTTCCGGACTTGGGACAAGAAGATTCTGTTTTGAAGCATTTCTCCCAACGGATAAGAAGGAAAAGCAGTGGATTCTTTCAGAGCTTCAGAATGAAACAAGAACCATAATTATTTATGAGGCACCTCATCGGCTGGTTAAAACTTTAAGTGAGCTTTTGGAGACACTTGGTAATCGAAGAATTACCATATGCAGAGAGCTGACTAAGCGATATGAGACGGCTTTTCGGACAACCTTTGTGGAGGCTTTAGAAACGTATGAGACAGAGGACCCCAAGGGAGAGTGTGTCATTGTAATAGAAGGGAAAAGCTTTCAGGAGATAAAAGAAGCCGAGATAAAGTCCTTTGAAGAGATGTCTTTGGAAGAGCATATGGCTCTTTATGAAGACAAGGGAATCGACCGCAAGGAGGCCATGCGCATGGTGGCAAAGGACCGTGGAATCAGCAAACGGGAAGTTTATCAGTACTTGATAAAAAATGAATTATAA
- the fabF gene encoding beta-ketoacyl-ACP synthase II, translating to MKRRVVVTGMGAITPIGNDVDSFWNGLKEKKLGFGEITQFDTTEYKAKLAAEVKDFDAKDYMDVKAAKRMERFAQFAVAATKEALSMSGIDMEKEDPYRVGVSVGSGIGSLQALEREHKKLLEKGPGRVNPLLVPMMISNMAAGNVGIQFGLKGKCINVVTACATGTHSIGEAFRSIQYGEADVMVAGGAEASISPIGVAGFTALTALTTSDDPLRASIPFDKDRSGFVMGEGAGVVILEELEHAISRGAVIYGEVAGYGSTCDAYHITSPAEDGSGAARAMTEAIKDAGITPKDIDYVNAHGTSTHHNDLFETLAIKGALGDHAKDVKISSTKSMIGHLLGAAGGVEFIACVKSIEDGFIHATAGLVEEGEGCDLNYTKGDGVSCDVNYAISNSLGFGGHNASILVKKYKA from the coding sequence ATGAAGAGAAGAGTTGTTGTGACTGGCATGGGAGCGATTACTCCCATTGGTAATGATGTAGATAGCTTCTGGAACGGACTTAAGGAAAAGAAGCTTGGCTTTGGTGAAATCACTCAGTTTGATACGACAGAATATAAAGCAAAGCTGGCAGCAGAAGTAAAGGATTTCGATGCCAAAGATTACATGGATGTGAAAGCAGCCAAGAGAATGGAGCGGTTCGCACAGTTTGCAGTAGCTGCAACAAAGGAAGCGCTTTCCATGTCTGGCATTGATATGGAAAAGGAAGATCCTTATCGCGTGGGCGTAAGCGTAGGTTCCGGAATCGGAAGCCTTCAGGCCTTAGAGCGGGAACATAAAAAGCTTCTGGAAAAAGGACCTGGAAGGGTGAATCCCCTTTTGGTTCCTATGATGATATCCAATATGGCGGCAGGTAATGTGGGCATTCAGTTCGGATTAAAAGGAAAGTGCATCAATGTAGTGACCGCCTGCGCAACTGGAACCCATTCCATCGGGGAAGCGTTCCGGTCCATCCAGTATGGGGAAGCGGATGTTATGGTAGCAGGCGGCGCTGAGGCCAGTATTTCACCAATCGGTGTGGCTGGTTTTACGGCTCTTACTGCACTGACTACTTCGGATGATCCTCTCCGCGCCTCCATCCCATTTGATAAGGATAGAAGCGGTTTTGTCATGGGCGAGGGCGCAGGTGTTGTGATTTTGGAAGAACTTGAGCATGCCATAAGTCGTGGAGCTGTTATTTACGGCGAAGTAGCCGGATACGGTTCTACCTGTGATGCATACCATATCACTTCCCCGGCAGAAGATGGTAGCGGTGCGGCAAGAGCCATGACCGAGGCCATTAAGGATGCTGGTATCACACCAAAAGACATCGATTACGTCAACGCCCATGGCACCAGCACCCATCATAACGACTTGTTTGAGACCCTGGCGATCAAAGGAGCCCTTGGAGATCATGCAAAGGACGTTAAGATCAGCTCAACAAAATCCATGATAGGCCATCTTTTAGGAGCGGCAGGCGGTGTAGAATTCATTGCCTGTGTAAAATCCATAGAAGACGGATTCATCCATGCCACAGCCGGACTGGTAGAAGAAGGCGAAGGCTGCGACTTAAATTATACAAAGGGTGATGGAGTTTCCTGTGATGTGAATTATGCCATCAGC
- the fabD gene encoding ACP S-malonyltransferase — protein sequence MSKIAFIFPGQGAQYCGMGQDFYEKTAIGKEVFDKASELLGFSVPELCFEKNDRLDITEYTQAAMVTTSIAMMRVLEAEKGIKPSVAAGLSLGEYCALAASGVMSDEDAIKTVRQRGILMQEAVPQGLGAMAAILSMEASEIEEVLSDMEGVQIANYNCPGQIVISGKKEMVEKANEKLLSAGAKRAILLNVSGPFHSDMLRGAGEKLGEVLDEVDINEPVIPYVSNVTAQYVTEKEAVKDLLKKQVSSSVRWQQSVEAMLADGVDTFIEIGPGKTLAGFIKKIKRDVTVLNIEKLEDLEKLSDL from the coding sequence ATGAGCAAGATTGCATTTATTTTCCCGGGCCAGGGCGCCCAGTACTGTGGCATGGGCCAGGATTTTTATGAAAAGACAGCAATTGGTAAGGAAGTATTCGATAAAGCCTCAGAGCTTTTAGGATTTTCCGTACCAGAGCTGTGTTTTGAAAAAAATGACCGGCTGGATATTACCGAATATACCCAGGCGGCTATGGTTACCACCAGCATTGCCATGATGCGGGTACTGGAAGCAGAAAAGGGCATTAAGCCTTCTGTGGCCGCCGGCTTAAGCCTGGGAGAATATTGTGCACTTGCGGCCTCCGGCGTCATGAGTGACGAGGATGCCATTAAGACGGTCAGACAGAGAGGAATTCTCATGCAGGAAGCAGTGCCTCAGGGGCTGGGAGCCATGGCTGCCATACTCTCCATGGAGGCATCTGAGATTGAAGAAGTATTAAGCGATATGGAAGGAGTCCAGATCGCAAATTATAACTGCCCCGGGCAGATTGTAATCTCCGGTAAGAAAGAAATGGTTGAAAAAGCCAATGAAAAGCTTTTAAGTGCTGGTGCAAAGCGTGCCATCCTGTTAAATGTAAGCGGCCCATTTCATTCTGATATGTTAAGAGGTGCCGGAGAAAAGCTGGGAGAGGTACTGGATGAGGTTGACATTAACGAACCTGTGATTCCTTATGTGTCCAATGTAACCGCTCAGTATGTAACAGAGAAAGAAGCAGTGAAGGATTTACTGAAAAAGCAGGTGTCCTCTTCTGTCCGCTGGCAGCAAAGCGTGGAAGCCATGCTGGCAGACGGTGTGGATACATTTATTGAAATCGGACCAGGTAAGACACTGGCAGGATTTATAAAAAAGATCAAAAGAGATGTAACAGTCTTAAATATAGAAAAGCTGGAAGATTTAGAGAAGTTATCCGATTTATAA
- a CDS encoding beta-ketoacyl-ACP synthase III — MTTKIIGTGSAVPEQVVTNDDLSKIVDTNDEWIRTRTGIRERRIASEESGTSHLATLAAAEALKQAGVAAEDLDIIILATSTADHCFPSGACEVQAAIGAHRAVAFDISAACSGFVFALNTVHSFFKAGIYQTGLIIGADTLSKIIDWKDRSTCVLFGDGAGAAVVKAEENGSFYMTLGSDGRKSSALECRSRTTGNFLTKTEPELGYMTMDGQEVFKFAVKTVPESIHTVLSESNTPIDEIKYFILHQANYRIFESIAKRLKVPMEKFPTNLERFGNTSAATVPILLDEMNREGKIERGDKIILAGFGAGLTWGATLLEW, encoded by the coding sequence ATGACTACTAAAATAATTGGAACCGGCTCTGCGGTACCGGAACAGGTAGTGACCAATGACGATCTCTCAAAGATCGTGGATACCAATGATGAATGGATCCGTACCAGGACGGGAATCCGGGAAAGAAGGATTGCGTCGGAAGAATCGGGAACCTCCCATCTGGCGACTCTTGCAGCGGCAGAAGCCTTAAAGCAGGCAGGCGTAGCAGCGGAGGATTTAGACATCATTATTCTTGCTACCTCTACTGCGGATCACTGTTTTCCAAGCGGGGCATGTGAAGTCCAGGCGGCCATTGGGGCACATAGGGCAGTGGCATTTGATATCAGTGCGGCCTGTTCCGGATTTGTATTCGCTTTGAATACGGTTCACAGCTTTTTTAAAGCGGGAATTTATCAGACAGGGCTGATCATTGGAGCTGATACCTTAAGTAAGATTATTGACTGGAAGGACAGAAGTACCTGTGTTCTTTTTGGTGACGGAGCTGGAGCTGCGGTTGTAAAGGCAGAAGAGAACGGAAGCTTTTACATGACACTTGGATCTGACGGAAGAAAATCAAGCGCTTTGGAGTGCCGGTCACGTACCACTGGAAACTTTCTTACGAAAACAGAGCCAGAGCTTGGATATATGACCATGGACGGACAGGAAGTTTTTAAGTTTGCTGTAAAGACGGTACCAGAATCAATCCATACCGTGCTGTCAGAGAGCAATACACCTATAGATGAAATTAAATACTTTATACTGCATCAGGCAAACTACCGGATTTTTGAATCCATCGCGAAAAGGTTAAAGGTGCCCATGGAGAAGTTTCCTACCAATTTGGAACGGTTCGGAAACACCTCAGCGGCTACGGTACCTATTTTACTGGATGAGATGAACCGGGAGGGAAAGATAGAGCGGGGAGATAAGATTATACTCGCTGGCTTTGGCGCAGGACTTACCTGGGGAGCCACTCTTTTAGAGTGGTAA
- the acpP gene encoding acyl carrier protein gives MLEKMQEIIAEQLNVETSVIKAESSFKEDLGADSLDLFELVMALEDEYSVEIPSEDLEKLTTVQQVMDYLKAKGVEA, from the coding sequence ATGTTAGAGAAAATGCAGGAAATCATTGCGGAGCAGTTAAATGTTGAAACATCAGTAATTAAGGCGGAATCTTCTTTTAAAGAGGATCTTGGAGCAGATTCACTTGATTTATTTGAGCTTGTTATGGCGCTGGAAGATGAGTATTCCGTTGAGATTCCTTCTGAGGACTTAGAGAAGCTTACAACGGTACAGCAGGTTATGGACTATTTAAAAGCAAAGGGCGTGGAAGCGTAA
- a CDS encoding tRNA1(Val) (adenine(37)-N6)-methyltransferase: MIIDLKDNERIDDLQRNGYQIIQKQNGFCFGMDAVLLSGFAIVKPGERAVDLGTGTGIIPILLEAKYDGIHYTGLEIQEEVADMARRSVALNHLEDKLSIVTGDIKEASRLFGAASFDVVTSNPPYMNDAHGLKNPDLPKAIARHEVLCTLDDVTREASRLLKPGGRFYMVHRPHRLIEIITSLKNYGMEPKRMKMVHPFVDREANMVLIEAVRGGKSMIKVEAPIIVYKEQGVYTDEIYTIYGY, translated from the coding sequence ATGATAATTGATTTAAAAGACAACGAACGGATTGATGACCTGCAGCGCAATGGTTATCAGATTATACAGAAACAAAATGGGTTCTGTTTTGGAATGGATGCCGTACTTTTATCTGGCTTTGCAATTGTAAAGCCGGGAGAGCGTGCGGTGGATTTGGGAACAGGGACAGGAATTATTCCCATTCTTCTGGAAGCCAAGTATGATGGGATTCATTATACTGGCCTAGAGATCCAGGAGGAAGTGGCTGATATGGCCAGACGGAGTGTCGCTTTAAACCATTTGGAAGATAAACTTAGCATTGTAACAGGAGATATTAAGGAAGCCAGCCGTTTATTTGGTGCGGCTTCCTTTGACGTAGTGACGTCAAATCCTCCATATATGAATGATGCTCATGGCCTTAAGAACCCGGACCTTCCAAAGGCGATTGCCCGTCATGAGGTGCTCTGTACCTTAGATGATGTGACAAGAGAAGCCTCCAGATTGTTAAAGCCAGGGGGAAGGTTTTATATGGTACACCGGCCTCACCGGTTAATTGAAATTATAACGTCATTAAAGAATTATGGAATGGAGCCAAAACGGATGAAGATGGTTCACCCGTTTGTTGACCGGGAAGCCAACATGGTCTTAATCGAGGCTGTCCGGGGCGGTAAGTCCATGATTAAGGTTGAGGCGCCTATTATCGTATACAAGGAGCAGGGCGTGTATACGGATGAGATTTATACCATCTACGGGTATTGA
- the fabG gene encoding 3-oxoacyl-[acyl-carrier-protein] reductase codes for MLDGKIAVVTGASRGIGRAIASKLAMQGATVVVNYNGSEEKAQEVVREIEAKGGKAEAIQCNVSDYESAGTFFASVIKKYGKLDILVNNAGITRDNLLMKMSEDEFDSVIHTNLKGVFNCMKHVSRQMIKQKGGRIINISSVSGVLGNAGQANYCAAKAGVIGITKSFAREAASRGITVNAVAPGFITTDMTEVLSDAVKNASMEQIPMKQFGSADDIAHAVAFLASEEAGYITGQVLCVDGGMAM; via the coding sequence ATGTTAGACGGTAAGATCGCAGTAGTAACCGGAGCCAGCAGAGGAATTGGCCGCGCAATTGCCAGTAAGCTTGCAATGCAGGGAGCAACGGTTGTTGTAAATTACAATGGTTCTGAGGAAAAAGCTCAGGAAGTGGTAAGAGAAATCGAAGCAAAGGGCGGTAAGGCAGAGGCCATTCAGTGCAATGTATCTGATTACGAAAGTGCCGGTACATTTTTTGCCTCAGTGATTAAGAAGTATGGAAAACTTGATATTCTTGTAAACAATGCAGGGATTACAAGAGATAATCTTCTTATGAAGATGTCTGAGGATGAGTTTGATTCCGTTATTCATACCAACTTAAAAGGCGTTTTTAACTGTATGAAGCACGTTTCCCGCCAGATGATCAAGCAAAAGGGCGGAAGAATCATCAATATTTCTTCTGTTTCCGGTGTTCTTGGCAATGCAGGTCAGGCAAATTACTGTGCAGCTAAGGCTGGAGTCATTGGTATCACAAAATCCTTTGCAAGAGAAGCAGCAAGCAGAGGTATTACGGTGAATGCAGTGGCACCTGGATTTATTACGACGGATATGACAGAGGTTCTCTCTGACGCTGTTAAGAACGCTTCCATGGAACAGATTCCTATGAAGCAGTTTGGTTCCGCAGATGATATTGCCCACGCAGTTGCATTTTTAGCATCAGAGGAGGCCGGATATATCACAGGCCAGGTGCTTTGTGTAGACGGCGGCATGGCAATGTAG
- the fabK gene encoding enoyl-[acyl-carrier-protein] reductase FabK, whose product MKTRITELLGVEYPIIQGGMAWVAEHHLAAAVSEAGGLGLIGGANAPGEVVREEIRKAKELTKKPLGVNVMLLSPHADDVAKVIVEEGIRVVTTGAGNPEKYFEMWKAAGIKVIPVVASVALAKRMERYGADAIVAEGNESGGHIGEQTTMTLVPQVADAVSIPVIAAGGIGDGRGIAAAFMLGAEGVQVGTRFVVSKESIVHDNYKQRIIKAKDIDSSVTGRSHGHPVRSLRNQMTREYAKLEQEGKSFEELEYLTLGTLRKAVQEGDVINGTVMAGQIAGLIDKEQTCKEMIEEMMEQASKLLGR is encoded by the coding sequence ATGAAAACCAGAATTACCGAACTTTTGGGAGTGGAATACCCGATAATCCAGGGCGGAATGGCCTGGGTAGCGGAACATCATCTTGCAGCAGCAGTTTCTGAGGCCGGCGGCCTTGGGCTGATCGGCGGAGCCAATGCCCCGGGTGAGGTGGTGCGTGAGGAGATTCGTAAGGCAAAAGAGCTGACAAAGAAACCTCTTGGAGTCAATGTTATGCTTTTAAGCCCTCATGCGGATGATGTAGCAAAGGTTATAGTGGAGGAAGGAATCCGTGTGGTTACTACGGGTGCCGGAAATCCGGAGAAGTATTTTGAGATGTGGAAGGCAGCAGGAATTAAGGTGATTCCGGTAGTCGCTTCTGTGGCTCTTGCAAAGCGTATGGAACGTTATGGCGCTGACGCTATTGTGGCTGAGGGGAATGAATCCGGCGGTCATATTGGAGAGCAGACCACGATGACTCTGGTTCCTCAGGTGGCAGATGCCGTATCCATACCGGTCATTGCAGCCGGTGGTATTGGTGATGGCAGAGGAATTGCTGCGGCATTTATGCTTGGAGCAGAAGGTGTTCAGGTTGGAACCCGGTTTGTGGTTTCCAAGGAATCCATCGTACATGATAATTACAAGCAGAGAATTATTAAGGCAAAGGACATTGATTCATCCGTAACGGGCCGTTCCCATGGCCATCCGGTAAGAAGCTTAAGAAACCAGATGACCAGAGAATATGCGAAGCTGGAACAGGAAGGCAAGTCTTTTGAAGAGCTTGAGTACTTAACTCTTGGTACCCTTAGAAAAGCGGTTCAGGAGGGTGACGTTATAAATGGTACGGTTATGGCCGGCCAGATCGCAGGGCTGATCGACAAAGAGCAGACCTGTAAGGAAATGATTGAAGAGATGATGGAACAGGCAAGTAAGCTGCTTGGCCGTTAA